In the Flavobacterium sp. 90 genome, TTTCAAATAAAAAAACCGCCAATATTTAGCGGTTTTTGATGTTTTTAGAATGTTGCAGCTGCTTCTAAGATTAAATTTGTTACCTCTTTGGGATGTGATGCTAAAGAAGCGTGTCCTGCATCTAAGTGAATTGTTTTCTTAGGGTTTATTCTCTCTGCCATTTCTTTCTCTGTTTCGGGAGGAATCATATTATCAAAATTAGAGATTTGGTACCAGCTTGGTTTTGTTTTCCATGCAGGTTCGCCTGCCTGATCTCCAAAACATTGTCCGTGTATAGGTTTTTGTGCCAAAGATAAAATCAATGCCTGTTCTTTGTCTAAGTCCTGAGCAAATGCATCGTGAAATTCATCGTACTTAATCCATAAAAAACCTTTGGCGTCCGGATAAATGCTTGCTCCGCCAGATCCGGCTCTGCGTCCTAAAAGCGCTCCTAAACTATCACCGGCATCAGGAGCAAATGCGGCAATGTAAATTAAGCCTACAACTTTTTCATGATTTCCCGCTCCTGAAATTACCGCTCCTCCATAGGAATGTCCTACCAATAAAACTTTTCCTTCCTGAGCGTCAATTAAATCCTGAGTTTTGTTAATGTCATCTTGCAAAGAAGTTAAAGGATTTTGAACACTTCGTACTTTGTAGCCTTCTTTTACTAATCCCGGAATTACATGTTGCCAATGCGAACCATCACCCCAAGCACCGTGAACCAAAATAATGGTTAAATCTTTTGTTGCCATAATTACTATTGTTAGATTGATTAAAATATAATTGCTTAATTAAAATTCAATGTAGGATGAAACAAAAAGGGGCGTGTCGTTTTTTGAAGTAAAATTTTATCTATAAAAGTATGAAATTAAACAATTTGAAAATGTTAAGATTGAATGGATGTTTTTATTTAATTGGTTGAAAGTCAGTGATTAATGTTTTGTTTCGGAAATAAGAAAGAGATGATGTTTAGTTTTCTGAAGCGAGTTTAATTAAGTTTTGTCTGTCTTCAGAAATTAATCCTAAAAACAGTAAACTTAAAGAATGACTTAAATAGAGAATAAGCTGTATTTTTGTTTTAATAAAATTTAAAAGTAATGAGCATAAAAATTCTTCACATCGATAGCAATCACCCAATTTTATGGCAACAATTAGAAGATGCCGGTTTTGAGAATCACGCCGATTTTAAATCTTCAAAAGAAGAAGTTGAAGCTAAAATTCAGGATTATAATGGAATCGTAATCAGAAGCCGTTTTAAAATTGACAAAACGTTTCTGGATAAAGCTACCAATTTACAGTTTATTGCCAGAGTTGGTGCGGGTTTAGAAAGTATCGATTGTGATTATGCCGAAGCAAAAGGAATTCACTTAATCGCTGCTCCCGAAGGTAATCGCAACGCTGTTGCAGAACATTCGCTTGGCGTAATTTTATCACTTTTTAATAATTTGAATCAAGCCGACGCTGAAATTAAAGCCGGACATTGGAATCGTGAAAGCAATCGTGGTCATGAACTTGATGGAAAAACTGTTGGAATTATTGGTTACGGAAATATGGGAAAAGCGTTTGCTAAAAAACTTCGTGGTTTTGATGTAGAAGTTTTGTTTCAAGATATTTTAGAAAATATTGGAGATGAAAATGCCCGACAAGTTTCGTTGCAGGAATTACAGCAAAAAGCAGATGTTTTGAGTTTGCATCTTCCGTGGACTCCGCAAACGGATAAAATGGTCAATGCTGATTTTATAAACGCGTTTTCGAAGCCATTTTGGATTATAAATACTTCTCGCGGCAAAAATATCGTCACGGCAGATTTAGTTGAAGCCATGAAGTCTAAAAAGATTCTGGGTGCAGGTTTGGATGTTCTAGAGTATGAGAAATTATCTTTTGAAACATTATTTCAGGATAAAAATACTCCCGAAGCTTTTCAATATTTACTGGAAGCCAAAAATGCTTTATTAACGCCTCATATTGCCGGTTGGACTTTTGAGAGCCACGAGCGTTTGGCGCAGGTTATCGTAGATAAAATCAAAGCGGTTTACGGTAAATAAATATTTGATATTGATTTTTAATGTATTACTGTTTTTTTTTTCTTAAATCAATTATATTTTTAATAACAGGTTTTTTCTGTAAAAGTAACGTTCATAATTAGTTTTTAAGTTTATTTTTTTTTAATATTGTTTCCGAATTTTAACAAAATTTTAAAAAGGAGTAACCGAAAATCCCAAAATAGAGTAGGTGTTAATTAACTAAAGTATGATTTTATGATTGAATGGTACAAAAAAGTGGTTTTTGAAAACTATAGTAATTTTAAAGGTCGTGCAAGAAGAAGTGAATACTGGTATTTTGCACTTGCTAATGGGTTAATTTCTGTTTTATTATTAGCTCTTGGAGCTATTATTGGCGGGCTTTTGGGAGATGTTCCTACAGGTTTAATCATAGGATATGCTCTTTTTTTAGGGCTTTATGTTCCGGCAACCTTTTTGCCAGGTTTGGCTGTTATTGTCAGAAGATTACATGATGTTGGTAAAAGTGGGTGGTTTTATTTTATAGCTTTTATTCCGTTCATTGGAGCTATTTGGATATTGATTTTATTTTGTACTGAAGGTACTCAAGGACCAAATCAATATGGACCAGATCCTAAAAATGATATTGAAGACATCAATGAAATTGGAAAAGTTGAATTACAATAATTAAAAATCAAATATAATGGAAAATACTAAACCAGAGGCGTGGAATACGCCAACACCACAGACGAGACCAGAGAATAAAAAAGTTGTTGCCGGAGTTTTGGCAATTTTATTAGGCGTATTTGGCGTGCATAAATTTATTTTAGGATATACTCAAGAGGGAATAATTCAATTAGTTATTGGTATCGTTACTTGTGGAGCAATTAGTAGTCTTATTGGTCTTATCGAAGGAATTATCTATTTGACTAAAACAGACGAAGAGTTTTATCAAACGTACCAGGTTGGTAAAAAAGGCTGGTTCTAAAACATATCAAAGTCCCATTCGTAATTGCGAATGGGACTTTTTTTATAGAAATTATATTCATTTATTTTAAATTAAGAACATGGAAAATACACAACAAGAATTTGGAGTTACCAAGCCTGAAAATAAAAAAGTTGTAAGCGGAATCTTTGCAATTTTACTAGGTTATTTAGGAGTTCATAAATTTTATTTAGGTTACACTAAAGAGGGAATTATTCAGCTTCTTCTAACTTTTGCATGTGGAATAGGTGCAGTCATTGGTCTTATCGAAGGAATTATCTACTTGACTAAAACAGATGAAGAGTTTTATCAAACATATCAGGTTGGTAGAAAACCTTGGTTCTAAAATATAAAAAAATCCCATTTGCCGCGGCGAATGGGACTTTTGCTTTTTAGGAGTTATTATAAATATCTTTTTCTTTTGTTTTAATGACTTTTAAGGGACGTTTCCAGTTCCTTTACAAACTAATATTGTATTTCTTTACAAACGAAGTTTAGTTGTTCTCTTTAAAGGGATTTAAATGTATGTCAGGTTACGTTTAATCTCAAAAAAATAAAGATTTGGTAAAATTGTTAGGAAGGAACAGAAGAACTAGTTTTGAGAAAAAAATTGTAATTAAAAAATCCCATTCTGCCGTGGCGGAATGGGATTTTAATTTTATAATAATCGTTGTAATTAATCTTCTTTCTCAGATAATTTGCGCTCCAATTCTATTTGAAACTCTTCGATAACCGGTTTCATAGTGCTTTCCGGAATATCTGCGATTCTAATGTACATTAAACCATCGATAGCATTATTGAACAAAGGATCGACGTTAAAAGCTACAACACGTGCGTTTTGCTTGATGTACTTTTTGATTAAAACAGGTAAACGTAGATTTCCTGGTTCTAATTCATCAATGATTTTATCAAACTTATTCAAATCAGATTCTGCTTCGTCGAAGATAAAATCTTTATCAGCGTCTTTCAGTTTTACTTTATAAGCCTTTTTCGGGTGAATATATTGTGCAATGTATGGATCGTAATAATTCGATTTCATGAACTCAATCATCAATGATTTCGAAAAGTCAGAGAATTGATTGCTAATACTCACACCACCTAATAAATATTTATGTTCAGGATAACGTAAAGTTGTATGAATAATACCTTTCCATAATAAGAACAAAGGCATTGGTTTTTGCTGATATTCTTTGATGATAAATGCGCGACCCATTTCTATAGACTTATGCATCATATCATGAAGTTCTGGTTCAAATCTAAATAAGTCATTCAAATAGAAACCTTCTATTCCGTATTTACGGTAAATCTCAGAACCTAATCCCATTCGGTAAGCACCCGCGATTTTTTTAGTTTCATCATCCCATAAAAACATATGGTGATAATATTGGTCAAATTTATCTAAATCGATAGATTCATTTGTTCCTTCGCCAACTTCACGAAAAGTGATTTCACGCAAACGACCAATTTCGTGCAAAACATTCGGAATTGATTTTGCTCTTGCAAAAAACACCTCGTAATTTTTACTTTGTAACAAACGGCAATCGCTGTTTCTTAGCATATTTACCTCGTCAAGCATTTTTGATTCACTTGCAGGTGTTACGATTTTTTTAGGTGCTTTTGGTATTTTTAAACTTGCGGTATCTAATAGTTTGCTATCCTTTTCAAAAGGATTTGCAAGCATATAGGTTTTCTTTCTTAAAAATTCTGAGTACTCTTCAAACGATTCAATTTCGTTTTGCTCATTTACAGAAATCGGTTTTCCAATACGAACTTTAATTACACGATCTTTCTGCGTAAGCAATTCTGATGGTAATTTTGCAGTTCGCAAAGTATCATCAATTTTAGAAAGCCAATAAAATAATTTACTGTTCTTAGCATGAAAATAAATTGGAACTACAGGAACTTTAGCTTTTCTAATTAACTTTAAAGCGCCTTCTTCCCAAGGTTTGTCAACTACTAGTTTTCCATCTTTATAGGTAGAAACTTCCCCGGCAGGGAAAATTCCCAACGGCTTTCCATCACTTAAATGGCGTAAAGTTTCTTTGATTCCAACAACGCTCGATTTAGCATCCTTATGATTTTCAAAAGGATTAACCGGCATTATATATTTTTTAAGCGGAACAATTCTGTGTAATAAAAAGTTAGCGATGATTTTGAAATTTGGTTCTCTTTCGAGCATTAATTTCAAAAGCAAAATACCATCAATTCCTCCAAGCGGATGATTTGAAATGGTGATATACGCGCCATCTTTAGGTAAACGTTTTAGATCTTCTTCCGGAATTTCGAACTTAATTTCCATTTCATCCAAGATCCCATTCAAAAACGCAACATCCTCTAAATGTTTATTATGATCGTAAATTTTATTAAGGGTTGAGATCTTAAGAACCTTCATAAGAATCCAGCCTGAAAAAGTACCAAGAACTCCGTACTTCTCAACATTTATTGCCTTTGCAACTTCTTTCGCGGTAACTAAACCCATGTACTATTTTTAATTTATTAGAGCAGCGAACAAAGATAACAAAAAACTCTACTTTTCGTTGATTCAAACACAAACTTTCCACTTTTTTATTACATTTGGAATCCTAAAAAAAACACTGATGAAAATTATTTCTTATAATGTAAACGGAATACGTGCCGCAATTACCAAAGGTTTTATCGAATGGCTGCAACATGCTAATCCAGATGTGATTTGCCTTCAGGAAATAAAAGCTACACAAGAGCAAATTCCCGTAGACGATATTACAGCTGCAGGTTATCCATATCAATATTATTATCCGGCTACTAAAAAAGGATATAGTGGCGTGGCTATCTTATCTAAAATTAAACCAAACAATATCGTTTTTGGAACCGGAATTCATCACATGGATTTTGAAGGTCGTAACCTTCGCGCTGATTTTGATGATTGTTCTGTAATGAGTTTATACCTTCCTTCAGGAACAAATATTGAAAGATTAGATCATAAATTTATGTTTATGGATGATTTTCAAACTTATATCAACGAGCTAAAACTTACGATTCCAAATCTTATTATTTGCGGTGATTACAACATTTGCCATGAAGCTATAGATATTCACGATCCGGTACGTAACAAAACCGTTTCGGGATTTTTACCGGCAGAACGTGCGTGGCTTGACGGGTTTATGAAATCTGGTTTCATTGATAGTTTTCGCCATTTCAACAAAGATCCGCATCATTATTCCTGGTGGAGTTACCGCGCCGGAGCCAGAGGAAACAACAAAGGTTGGCGTATCGATTATAATTTGGTAAGCGATTCTTTGCAACATCGTTTAAAACGTGCTGTGATTCTTCCGGATGCTGTGCATTCAGATCATTGCCCGGTTTTAGTTGAGATAGAATAAAAGTGGTATTGTTCTTGTTGAGTGATTGGTGGTTTTAGTTTATAGTTGTCATCCTGAGCGAAGTCGAAGGAGCTATTTCCTGCTGTCCGCTATATCTTTTCCTGGCTAAAGGAGCCAGAAAAAGGATGCCGCTTCCATCAGGGCTAGGGCTCTCGGTTAAACAAGAAATTTTAGAATTATTAATACCCTCCAAATAAAAAACAGTATGATTAAAAAGGCCTCTATCGGATTACTGGTTGTAGCAATGTCTATGACTTCATGTGTATCCAAGAAAATTTACAACGATCTTGAAACAAAATATTCAGATCTAAAAAAAGAAAATCGCTCAATTGCAGATGAAAATGCGAGTTTGCAAAAATCAAAAAATCAGCTAGAATTAGATCGTGATGCTTTAACCAAAGATCTAAACGACACAAAGGCTGATCTTGCAAAGCAAAAAGCAGATTTGGCTGCAGCACAAAATAAATATAAGGTTTTGCAGGATTCTTATAATGCATTAGAGAAAAACAGCAATGATGCATTAGAAAGTAATATGGCTAAAAACCGTGAATTGTTGGCTCAATTAGAAGCAAAATCTAAAAAACTAGCGGATGAACAAGCGCGCTTAGACAAAACAGCAAGTCGTCTAAACGAACTTGAAGCTATGATTGCAGCAAAAGAAGCTGCAATGAAAAAACTAAAAGAAACTTTGTCAAAAGCCTTAAACGGTTTTGAAGGTAAAGGTCTTACAGTAGAACAGAAAAATGGAAAAGTATATGTTTCTATGGAAAACAAATTGCTTTTCAATTCAGGAAGTTGGGCAGTTGGAGTAGAAGGTAGAAAAGCAGTTGTAGAACTAGGAAAAGTTTTGGGTGATAATCCGGATCTTTCGGTTCTTATTGAAGGACACACAGATGATGATCCTTATGCAGGTTCAGGACCAATTGCAAACAACTGGGATTTATCGACAAAAAGAGCAACTGCAATTGTTGCTATTTTAAGTGAAAACACTAAAATCAACAAACAAAAATTAACGGCAGCAGGTCGCAGCGAGTTTTCTCCTCTTGCAAGTAATGCAACTCCGGAAGGAAAAGCTAAAAACCGTAGAATCGAAATCATCTTAACGCCAAGATTAGATGAAATCGCTGAAATGCTTAATAGTATTAATTAAGGTTCTGAGGTACTAAGTTGCTAAGGTTCTAAGATTTTTTAGATAGAAAGGCTTGAAGTTTATACTTTGAGCCTTTTTTGGTTTTTGGCTTTCGCGCATAATTTTCTAGTGTTTGTAGAAATTGGGGGTATTATTGTTAGAATTGTGTAGTCCCATACGGGACATTGTTATCGTGTGTAAACAATAGTCTACCAAGATATAATCTCTACGAGATAACTTGAAGCAATAAGTATTTTTATAATGTTTTACTCTAGTAATAAGTTATCTTTGGAAAATACAATTTTAAGAAATACTCCGTTAGGAGTTAAATGTTGGTAGAAAAATGTCGGTAGAAATCCGCCGCAAAATATTGTTCCGTAGGGACTATACGCTTTAATCCAATTTTCGAAATTTAAAAATCTTTATCAAATAAGAGAAGATTCTATTTTTGTTGTTCTAATGAAGAAAACTTAGAACCTCAGAACCTCAGTGCCTCAGAACCTCAAAAAAAACCTTATTCTTTTTTTAACTTTTACCGGATTTCCATTTGAAAAATCTCGCCGTATATTTGATTTTTATAATGAATAAGTTGAAAGCTGAGAAAAAAAACTTAGCAACTCAGATTCTCAGAACCTTAGAACCTCAAGAAAAATGAAATACACAACATTACCCAACACGGATATAAAAGTTAGTAAAATAAACCTCGGAACAATGACTTTCGGGCAACAGAATACAGAAGCCGAGGGACATCAACAAATGGATTATGCACTTGAAAAAGGTGTTAATTTTTTTGATACTGCCGAAATGTATTCGGTTCCGGCACGTGAAGAAACTTACGGAAGTACCGAGAAAATAATTGGAACCTGGTTCAAGAAATCGGGAAATCGTGACAAGGTGGTTTTGGCCTCTAAAATTGCGGGACCCAATCCAAATTTTACGTACATGCGTGAAAAGGGAGATTTCTCTCCGGAAAGCATTAAATATGCTGTAGAAAATAGTTTAAAACGTCTTCAAACAGATTATATCGACTTATATCAAATGCATTGGCCGGAACGATTGACCAATTATTTTGGACAACGCGGATTTAAAGATCACGATGCTATTTGGGAAGATAATTTCAGAACGGTCTTAGAAACTTTTGACGAGTTAATCAAAGAAGGAAAAATAAAACATATTGGAGTTTCGAACGAAAATGCGTGGGGAATGATGCGTTTCCTGGAAGAAAGTAAATATCACAACTTACCAAGAATCAAAACGGTTCAAAATCCTTATAACTTATTGAATCGCCTTTTTGAAGTTGGTTCTGCCGAAGTTTCTAAATATGAAAATGTTGGTTTATTGGCGTATTCTCCTTTAGCATTTGGAGTTTTAACGGGTAAGTTTTTAACGGGAGAAGCGCATCCAAATGCGAGAATCAATCTTTTTCCGCAATACACACGTTATAATAGCGAACAATGTACACAAGCAACAAAATTGTATCAGGAAATCGCTCATAAACACGGTTTGACTTTAACTGAATTGGCAATGGGATTTGTGTTGCAACAACCGTTTTTAACAAGTGCGATTATTGGTGCAACGACAATGGAACAATTAAAAGAAAACATCGATACAATTGATGTGTTTTTGTCAAAAGAAATTTTGACCGAGATTGCAGCAGTTCAGGCGATAATTCCTGATCCTGCGCCGTAAGCTGTTATGTCGAGAAGACTTTGGTAGATATTTGTTTAATCTCGCAAAGACGCAGAGTCGCAAAGTTTAATTTCTTAAGTTCAATAGCTTCCAGCTTTAGCTGGATGGAAATATAAAGTAAATAAAAAGGGCTTTAGCCAAACAGTACTGTTTGGCTAAAGCCCTTTTTGCGTGAATTTTATTCCCCTAGCTGAAGCTAGGGGCTATGAAAAAAGCTTTGCGACTCTGCGTCTTTGCGAGATTAAATAAAACCTTGTGTCTTTGTGTCTTTGTGGCAAAACCTACAAATCAAATTCATCACTAATAGATAAAGAATCCGCTGGAACAGCTGTCGAATCCGGAGCTTTGATTCGTATTAACGAACGAGCATTTCCGGAAATATAAACCGGTAATTGTCCAAGTGTATCTTCTGGAATTAATAAACCACGGCGGAACATTAAGTTTCTCAAGAATTTCTGGTTTTTTACTGCGAAATCTTTCAGATTGCCCTGATCGTTAAACTGATACATGAATTTTCTTGGTTTCGGAATAATCGTTGCCAAAAACAAACATTCGTCAACATTTAAAGCCGAAGGACTTTTTTGGAAATAGAAATGACTTGCTTCGCCAATTCCGTATACATTTGGTCCCCATTCTATGATATTGAAATAAACTTCGAGCATTCTTTCTTTGCTTACCACACGGTTATTTTCAAGAATATAAACGAGTAATATTTCTTCTAACTTTCGCGAAAGCGTTTTTTCGCGCGTGAGGAAAACGTTTTTAATTAGCTGCATACTAATTGTACTGGCGCCACGAGAGAACTTTTTGGTTCTGATATTCTTTAGAATAGATTGTTTGAAAGCTTCATTGATGAATCCGCGATGAGAGAAGAACGAAGGATCTTCGGTTGTAAGAACACATTTTCTTAAATAAGGCGAAATCTGATCTAATGGCGTGTAATTAGGATTGGCGTTTCCAACCAAAACCGGACGTTGTAACACATTTTGAATAATAGCGCGATAGACAAATTCACCGTTTAGTTTATTTAAATCGGCTTCACCGTATTTGGTGATTTTTAAATCTTCCTTGTTTAGTTTACTGTCAAAAACCAGAGTATTTGGTTTGTTTTTATTGAATTTGAAATCGAGTTTGTAATCGAAGTTTCCGGTTGCTTCCATTCCCTGAAAGTGCGTAAACAATCCGTCAGGTAATGAAACGATAAAATCCTGCGCTTTCATTTTCGGAATATCGACTTTCAAAGTATAAGTCGTGTCTTTTTCGGTATCATAAGAAACGTACGGATGCAATTTTATCTTATTCAACTGCATCGTCGAAGTGCTGTCAATCGAAATAAAGTCATTCCCCAATAAAAAGCGATAATCAAAACGCGCATTTTTGATAATTACATCTTTGCTGGCAATTTTTGGATGATTGATTTTCAAATTTGTGATCGAAGTATAACCGTCGATATGCAATTCGCTTCCGTCTTTTTCTATGTTTTGAACATTTAATCGGATCGAATCAAAGCTTGCTTTCAGGTTGTAGCGTTCGTCTAAATAAGGAACACGAATGGCGCCTGTATCTAAATTAAAGAATCGGATATCTGCTTTTTTGTTTCTTGGATCTGCAAAACCTTTTATGTTCCAGCGCTGATCAAAATCTTTGCTTTGAACATGAAGATTGGTTTCGAGTTGTTTGTTGTCTAAAACGAGTTTATTTATGGCAATTGACGTCTTTTTGCCGTTATCGTCTATTCTGAAATTTAGATTTTTTAAATCCATATCAGTCGGAACCAAATTCAGTAGTTTTGAAATAATACGATATGCAAAAGCGGCATATTTTCTTTTTTCATTTTTATCGGTATCTGATCTGTCTTTTTTTAGAAAAGCATCAAAATTGCGGACATTTCCTTTTTTAACCAATTGAATATATCCGTTGTCCACTTTTAAAGTTCCAACCTGAACATCTCCAATTAATAAATTGGCCAAACTTATGCTGGTTTCTATTTTATGAATGTGGCAAAGTGTGTCCGCATTTTTGGGAACCAAAATAACATCTGTTAGTTTAATTCCGGATAAACCTTCAAAAGAAGCTGATTTTACAGAAAATGTACTGTTGTAATCGACCGCCATTTTGTGTGTAACTTTAGCAATAGCTTGTTTTAAAAGCGAATCACGAAAGTAGTAAAGACCAATTAAAATCAAGACCAATACTACGGCAAGTATTTTTAAGGCTTTAAATATTTTTTGTTTTGGAATATTTAGTTTTGGAAATTTCATAAAGTAGATTTGTGAAAATTTAAAACTGTTAGCAAAGCGAACAGTTTTTCGCCACGAATTTCGCTAATTTCTCGAATTATAGATAGTGCAGCATATTTGAATTTGCATTAAAATTAAATAAAAATTCGTGTTTAATTAGTGAAATTCGTGGCAAAAAAATCACCCAAAAAGAATACTGGCAATATCTTCAATTTTAGCAACAAGCTCAATTTTGATTCCAGTGTTTTTTAAGGCTATTTTATTGTACTTAGATACAAATATAGTGGTGAATCCTAATTTTTCGGCTTCCTGAATTCTTTGATCTACGCGATTTACAGGTCGGATTTCTCCCGAAAGTCCAACTTCACCTGCAAAACAGAAACCTTTAGTAACCGGAATATCTTCGTTTGACGATAAAATAGCTGCAACAACTGCTAAGTCAATTGCAGGATCATCAACAGAAATTCCGCCAGTAACATTGAGGAAAACGTCTTTTGCGCCTAAGCGAAATCCGGCTCTTTTTTCTAAAACCGCCAGAATCATGTTTAGCCTTTTGGCGTTGTAACCAGTCGTACTGCGTTGTGGCGTTCCGTAAACTGCAGTACTTACCAACGATTGTATTTCGATCATTAGCGGACGCATGCCTTCCATGGTTGTGGCAATTGCAGTTCCCGACATTTCTTCGTCTTTGTGCGAAATCAATATTTCTGATGGATTAGAAACTTCTCTTAATCCACTTCCAAGCATTTCGTAAATTCCTAATTCGGCAGTTGAGCCAAAACGGTTTTTTAAGGAACGCAAGATTCTGTAAACGTGATTTCGATCGCCTTCAAATTGTAAAACGGTGTCAACCATATGTTCCAGAATTTTTGGTCCGGCAATATTTCCGTCTTTTGTAATATGTCCAATTAAAATAACCGGAATATTGGTTTCTTTGGCAAATTTAATTAGTTCAGCAGTAGTTTCTCTAATCTGAGAAATACTTCCGGCAGTCGATTCGATATAATCGGTATGTAAAGTCTGGATCGAATCGATAATCACAATCTCAGGCTGAATCGCTTCAATTTGTTTGAATATGTTTTGCGTTTTAGTTTCCGTTAGAATATAGCAATTGTCGCTATTTGGCGTTATTCTTTCGGCACGCATTTTTATCTGTTTCTGGCTTTCTTCACCAGAAACATAAAGTGTTTTATAAGGTAATTTTAGGGAGATTTGAAGTAAAAGCGTACTTTTTCCAATTCCGGGTTCACCACCTAAAAGTGTTAAAGATCCCGGAACAATTCCGCCACCAAGAACACGGTTTAATTCGCCGTCGGTTGTATCCATACGGATTTCCAGCGCCGAATCAATTTCGTTAATTTTTAACGGGCGAGGCGCTTTACCGCTTGGAGTAGGTTCACTTTTCCAGGCTACTTTTTCCTGTTTCTGAATAATTTCCTCGGCAATTGTATTCCATTCTTTGCACGCATTGCATTGTCCTTGCCATTTGGCATATTGGGTTCCGCAGTTTTGGCAAAAAAAAGAAGTTTTAACTTTTGACATTATTTGGTCTTTTTTGCAAGTGTATTCATTTCGTCGATTTTCTCGTACATCAAATCTTTATTCAAATCACCAATTGCTTCCATTTGCGAAGCATTTTGGTATTTTTTTGAAGCGTGTTTAGGATCTCCCATTTTTTCATACATCAATCCTA is a window encoding:
- a CDS encoding TM2 domain-containing protein; this translates as MENTQQEFGVTKPENKKVVSGIFAILLGYLGVHKFYLGYTKEGIIQLLLTFACGIGAVIGLIEGIIYLTKTDEEFYQTYQVGRKPWF
- a CDS encoding 2-hydroxyacid dehydrogenase, with the protein product MSIKILHIDSNHPILWQQLEDAGFENHADFKSSKEEVEAKIQDYNGIVIRSRFKIDKTFLDKATNLQFIARVGAGLESIDCDYAEAKGIHLIAAPEGNRNAVAEHSLGVILSLFNNLNQADAEIKAGHWNRESNRGHELDGKTVGIIGYGNMGKAFAKKLRGFDVEVLFQDILENIGDENARQVSLQELQQKADVLSLHLPWTPQTDKMVNADFINAFSKPFWIINTSRGKNIVTADLVEAMKSKKILGAGLDVLEYEKLSFETLFQDKNTPEAFQYLLEAKNALLTPHIAGWTFESHERLAQVIVDKIKAVYGK
- a CDS encoding aldo/keto reductase translates to MKYTTLPNTDIKVSKINLGTMTFGQQNTEAEGHQQMDYALEKGVNFFDTAEMYSVPAREETYGSTEKIIGTWFKKSGNRDKVVLASKIAGPNPNFTYMREKGDFSPESIKYAVENSLKRLQTDYIDLYQMHWPERLTNYFGQRGFKDHDAIWEDNFRTVLETFDELIKEGKIKHIGVSNENAWGMMRFLEESKYHNLPRIKTVQNPYNLLNRLFEVGSAEVSKYENVGLLAYSPLAFGVLTGKFLTGEAHPNARINLFPQYTRYNSEQCTQATKLYQEIAHKHGLTLTELAMGFVLQQPFLTSAIIGATTMEQLKENIDTIDVFLSKEILTEIAAVQAIIPDPAP
- a CDS encoding DUF805 domain-containing protein, encoding MIEWYKKVVFENYSNFKGRARRSEYWYFALANGLISVLLLALGAIIGGLLGDVPTGLIIGYALFLGLYVPATFLPGLAVIVRRLHDVGKSGWFYFIAFIPFIGAIWILILFCTEGTQGPNQYGPDPKNDIEDINEIGKVELQ
- a CDS encoding exodeoxyribonuclease III; the protein is MKIISYNVNGIRAAITKGFIEWLQHANPDVICLQEIKATQEQIPVDDITAAGYPYQYYYPATKKGYSGVAILSKIKPNNIVFGTGIHHMDFEGRNLRADFDDCSVMSLYLPSGTNIERLDHKFMFMDDFQTYINELKLTIPNLIICGDYNICHEAIDIHDPVRNKTVSGFLPAERAWLDGFMKSGFIDSFRHFNKDPHHYSWWSYRAGARGNNKGWRIDYNLVSDSLQHRLKRAVILPDAVHSDHCPVLVEIE
- a CDS encoding alpha/beta hydrolase, with product MATKDLTIILVHGAWGDGSHWQHVIPGLVKEGYKVRSVQNPLTSLQDDINKTQDLIDAQEGKVLLVGHSYGGAVISGAGNHEKVVGLIYIAAFAPDAGDSLGALLGRRAGSGGASIYPDAKGFLWIKYDEFHDAFAQDLDKEQALILSLAQKPIHGQCFGDQAGEPAWKTKPSWYQISNFDNMIPPETEKEMAERINPKKTIHLDAGHASLASHPKEVTNLILEAAATF
- a CDS encoding OmpA family protein yields the protein MIKKASIGLLVVAMSMTSCVSKKIYNDLETKYSDLKKENRSIADENASLQKSKNQLELDRDALTKDLNDTKADLAKQKADLAAAQNKYKVLQDSYNALEKNSNDALESNMAKNRELLAQLEAKSKKLADEQARLDKTASRLNELEAMIAAKEAAMKKLKETLSKALNGFEGKGLTVEQKNGKVYVSMENKLLFNSGSWAVGVEGRKAVVELGKVLGDNPDLSVLIEGHTDDDPYAGSGPIANNWDLSTKRATAIVAILSENTKINKQKLTAAGRSEFSPLASNATPEGKAKNRRIEIILTPRLDEIAEMLNSIN
- a CDS encoding TM2 domain-containing protein, producing MENTKPEAWNTPTPQTRPENKKVVAGVLAILLGVFGVHKFILGYTQEGIIQLVIGIVTCGAISSLIGLIEGIIYLTKTDEEFYQTYQVGKKGWF
- a CDS encoding lysophospholipid acyltransferase family protein; protein product: MGLVTAKEVAKAINVEKYGVLGTFSGWILMKVLKISTLNKIYDHNKHLEDVAFLNGILDEMEIKFEIPEEDLKRLPKDGAYITISNHPLGGIDGILLLKLMLEREPNFKIIANFLLHRIVPLKKYIMPVNPFENHKDAKSSVVGIKETLRHLSDGKPLGIFPAGEVSTYKDGKLVVDKPWEEGALKLIRKAKVPVVPIYFHAKNSKLFYWLSKIDDTLRTAKLPSELLTQKDRVIKVRIGKPISVNEQNEIESFEEYSEFLRKKTYMLANPFEKDSKLLDTASLKIPKAPKKIVTPASESKMLDEVNMLRNSDCRLLQSKNYEVFFARAKSIPNVLHEIGRLREITFREVGEGTNESIDLDKFDQYYHHMFLWDDETKKIAGAYRMGLGSEIYRKYGIEGFYLNDLFRFEPELHDMMHKSIEMGRAFIIKEYQQKPMPLFLLWKGIIHTTLRYPEHKYLLGGVSISNQFSDFSKSLMIEFMKSNYYDPYIAQYIHPKKAYKVKLKDADKDFIFDEAESDLNKFDKIIDELEPGNLRLPVLIKKYIKQNARVVAFNVDPLFNNAIDGLMYIRIADIPESTMKPVIEEFQIELERKLSEKED